A genome region from Patescibacteria group bacterium includes the following:
- a CDS encoding SDR family oxidoreductase, protein MNKKINFRNKTALITGATQGIGECIANSLWELGCNIIATGLEINPPKRITKKTRFNYHQLDFLDPESLNKFLDYIKGFNNIDILINNAGICINQPIDEIAEENWYKVLQVNLTGPMILIKTAAKIMKKKKNGKILNISSIFGVVSKETRNAYSASKSGLIGLTRATSLDLAKYNILVNALCPGFTLTKLTKSVLGKAGIAKMRKTIPLQQLAKVDDIANVALFLCSDLNTYITGQTIIADGGFTVQ, encoded by the coding sequence ATGAATAAAAAAATAAATTTCAGAAATAAAACAGCTTTAATAACCGGAGCAACCCAGGGAATTGGTGAATGTATCGCTAATTCTTTATGGGAGTTGGGATGCAATATTATTGCAACAGGTTTAGAAATTAATCCACCCAAAAGAATAACCAAAAAAACAAGATTTAATTATCACCAGTTAGATTTCTTGGATCCCGAAAGTTTGAATAAATTTTTAGATTATATAAAAGGTTTTAATAATATTGATATATTAATTAATAATGCCGGAATTTGTATTAATCAGCCCATAGACGAAATAGCGGAAGAAAACTGGTACAAAGTTCTTCAAGTAAATTTAACTGGTCCCATGATTCTAATAAAAACAGCGGCAAAAATTATGAAAAAGAAAAAAAATGGTAAGATACTTAACATTAGTTCAATTTTTGGGGTGGTATCAAAAGAAACGCGGAATGCTTATTCTGCCAGCAAATCAGGTTTAATAGGGTTAACCAGGGCAACGAGTTTAGATTTAGCAAAATACAATATTTTAGTAAATGCCTTGTGTCCAGGATTTACTTTAACAAAACTTACTAAATCCGTATTAGGTAAAGCCGGAATAGCTAAAATGAGAAAAACCATTCCTTTGCAGCAACTTGCTAAAGTTGATGATATAGCCAACGTTGCTTTATTTCTTTGCTCGGATTTAAATACCTATATCACCGGGCAAACAATAATTGCCGACGGAGGTTTCACAGTACAATGA
- a CDS encoding acylneuraminate cytidylyltransferase family protein: MTEKYKVTALLPMKGHSERIPEKNIKLLGGKPLFFHVLESLESTKFVYEIIVNTDSQKIISLIKKNFPRVVIIKRPQHLLGDKVPMTPLIEHDIKFAKTKHFLQTHAVTPLLKASTFDKAIKTYFEGLNKGADSVIGVTRYQTRFYNHNKHPINHDPNIMVPSQDMPPLYEDNSCFYINSIENFLKRKDRVGKNPIFVEISKLENVEIDEEEDFVLAEALFNFLKNKSKYYGK, translated from the coding sequence ATGACTGAGAAATATAAAGTCACTGCCTTATTACCAATGAAGGGTCATAGTGAACGTATACCTGAAAAAAATATAAAACTCTTAGGGGGGAAACCGCTTTTTTTTCATGTATTGGAGAGCTTAGAATCAACTAAATTTGTTTATGAAATTATAGTAAATACAGATAGTCAAAAGATAATTTCTCTTATAAAAAAGAATTTCCCAAGAGTGGTTATAATAAAAAGACCTCAACATTTATTGGGCGATAAGGTTCCGATGACACCACTAATAGAACATGACATAAAATTTGCTAAAACAAAACATTTTTTACAAACCCATGCTGTTACCCCACTTTTAAAAGCAAGTACCTTTGATAAGGCAATCAAAACTTATTTTGAGGGACTGAACAAGGGGGCTGATTCTGTAATAGGAGTTACCAGATACCAGACAAGATTTTATAACCATAACAAACATCCTATTAATCACGACCCAAATATAATGGTTCCATCACAAGATATGCCTCCCTTATACGAAGATAACTCTTGCTTTTACATAAATTCAATTGAAAATTTTTTAAAACGCAAAGACCGAGTAGGTAAAAATCCAATTTTCGTTGAGATATCTAAATTAGAAAATGTAGAGATTGATGAAGAAGAGGATTTTGTTCTGGCTGAGGCTCTCTTTAATTTTTTAAAAAATAAAAGTAAATATTATGGGAAATAA
- a CDS encoding glycosyltransferase, producing MKDKKILFLVQTLAKGGGERVVSELTLNFPENIQRIIVLFEEKVSYPYKGKLVSLNIPFSKKFFPKVYYLFSGFFRFKRIIKKEKPSYIISFGNAPNIFNALIGRKAIIRGDNFLSEGYKTFWGRVYKILVRLLFNRSAKIIAVSKGIKNDFIRNFGVQEEKIKVIHNPIDVDNIRKLSKELLKPEHQKIFNHPVLINIGRLGEQKGQWHLIKAFKEIKREIGDLKLVILGEGKLKSYFKKLIQQLGLENDVYILGWQKNPFKFLSKSNLFILSSHWEGLPTVILEAMTCGLPVISTDCKSGPREILAPDTNIESQTEDIERAEYGILIPTKNEEILSKAIIEMLNDKNLANNLALKSQKRVKDFNIDKIIKKWEFLTK from the coding sequence ATGAAAGATAAAAAAATCCTTTTTTTGGTTCAAACCTTGGCTAAAGGAGGAGGTGAAAGAGTAGTTTCCGAATTAACTTTAAATTTTCCTGAGAATATCCAGAGAATTATTGTTTTATTTGAAGAGAAAGTTTCTTATCCTTATAAGGGCAAGTTAGTTTCTTTAAATATTCCGTTTTCTAAGAAGTTTTTTCCTAAGGTTTATTATCTTTTTTCAGGTTTTTTCCGTTTTAAAAGAATAATTAAAAAAGAAAAACCAAGTTATATAATAAGCTTTGGGAATGCCCCTAATATTTTTAATGCTCTGATTGGCAGAAAAGCAATAATTAGAGGCGATAATTTTTTATCGGAAGGTTATAAGACTTTTTGGGGGAGAGTGTATAAAATTTTAGTAAGATTGTTATTTAATAGATCTGCAAAAATTATTGCTGTTTCCAAAGGGATAAAAAATGACTTTATAAGAAATTTTGGGGTTCAAGAAGAAAAAATAAAAGTAATCCACAATCCAATTGATGTAGATAATATCCGGAAGCTTTCAAAAGAACTCTTAAAACCAGAGCATCAGAAGATTTTCAATCATCCAGTTTTAATTAATATAGGAAGATTGGGGGAGCAAAAAGGTCAGTGGCATTTAATTAAAGCGTTTAAAGAGATTAAAAGAGAAATAGGGGATTTGAAGCTTGTGATTTTAGGAGAAGGTAAATTAAAATCTTATTTTAAAAAATTGATTCAACAGTTAGGTTTGGAAAATGATGTTTATATTTTAGGTTGGCAGAAAAACCCATTTAAATTTTTATCAAAGTCGAACCTTTTTATTCTATCTTCTCATTGGGAGGGATTGCCGACCGTAATTTTAGAGGCGATGACTTGTGGGCTTCCAGTGATATCTACAGACTGCAAGTCGGGACCGAGAGAAATTTTAGCGCCGGATACTAATATAGAAAGCCAGACAGAGGATATTGAACGGGCCGAATACGGCATTCTAATTCCGACAAAAAACGAGGAAATATTAAGTAAAGCAATAATTGAAATGTTAAATGATAAAAACTTAGCAAACAATCTGGCATTAAAATCGCAAAAAAGAGTAAAAGATTTTAATATTGATAAAATTATCAAAAAATGGGAATTTTTAACGAAATAA
- a CDS encoding class I SAM-dependent methyltransferase gives MIELIKNLAKKSKTTLKAYKIFKFIREIPFKDYLNFKKLVLIEKVYPYTMVDYSRLANVYFLAELVEKSKVKGAFVECGVWKGGCAAIMGFVVDRAKSNRKVWLFDSFQGMPEPSKKDGVDKDGVPAKEYTSNRDSGRLVPTNLCSCSLDDVEKIFFSILKIDRKNVVVRKGWFQETLPEAKKEIGPIAILRLDSDWYESTKCCLENLYDNVIPGGYIIIDDYGFWEGCKKAVDEFLGERDLEVNLISINEMGIYFQKP, from the coding sequence ATGATAGAACTAATTAAGAATTTAGCTAAAAAAAGCAAGACGACATTAAAAGCTTACAAAATATTTAAATTTATAAGAGAAATTCCTTTTAAGGATTATTTGAATTTTAAAAAGCTCGTCTTAATTGAGAAAGTTTATCCTTATACAATGGTTGACTATTCTAGATTAGCTAATGTTTATTTCCTTGCCGAATTAGTTGAAAAATCAAAAGTGAAAGGAGCATTTGTTGAATGTGGAGTATGGAAAGGTGGTTGTGCCGCGATTATGGGGTTTGTTGTTGATAGGGCAAAATCTAACCGGAAGGTTTGGTTATTTGATTCTTTTCAGGGGATGCCAGAGCCATCCAAAAAAGATGGAGTCGATAAAGATGGAGTTCCAGCTAAGGAGTACACCTCAAACAGAGATTCTGGGAGATTGGTGCCGACAAACCTGTGTTCTTGCTCCCTGGATGACGTAGAAAAGATATTTTTTTCTATATTAAAAATAGATAGAAAAAATGTAGTAGTTAGAAAGGGGTGGTTTCAAGAGACCTTACCGGAGGCCAAAAAAGAGATTGGTCCTATTGCCATTCTTCGGTTAGACAGTGATTGGTATGAGTCTACTAAGTGTTGTCTGGAGAATTTGTACGATAATGTAATTCCTGGGGGCTATATTATTATAGACGATTATGGTTTTTGGGAAGGATGCAAAAAAGCGGTGGACGAATTTCTAGGAGAAAGAGATCTGGAAGTAAATTTAATTAGTATTAACGAGATGGGAATTTATTTTCAAAAACCTTAA
- a CDS encoding glycosyltransferase family 4 protein encodes MRKKIYWVQVSSKKYGGSLYGEEVRKVLSEEFDIEVENLEARYLKWRYLKPFEWLLNFIKLKGKKDLWIISSFSDLALASSLSRIKGKKLAIIHHIDNSVFSLILKPFFFLIETFFYYSLKKTDTIVTVSEYWKKHFLDRGYSNVYKIYNPFNLADFNVSYQEALEFKKRFNLEGKPIVYIGNCQKEKGAIEVFKALKDLDVYLITSGERRVKIPTVNLNIEYKDYLRLLKASSIVITMSKFKEGWCRTAHEAMLCKTPVIGSGLGGMKELLEGGKQIICKNRQNLGEKVRYLLNHPEIRKKMGKDGYNFAKEFNLEKFEQEWMELIKKIL; translated from the coding sequence ATGAGGAAAAAAATATATTGGGTTCAGGTTTCTTCAAAAAAATATGGAGGAAGTCTTTATGGAGAAGAAGTAAGAAAGGTTCTTTCCGAAGAGTTTGATATAGAAGTTGAAAACTTAGAAGCAAGATATCTTAAATGGAGATATTTAAAACCCTTTGAGTGGCTTTTAAATTTTATAAAGTTAAAAGGCAAGAAAGATTTGTGGATAATATCTTCTTTTTCAGATTTAGCCCTTGCTTCGTCTCTAAGCAGAATTAAGGGCAAGAAGTTGGCTATAATTCACCATATTGATAATTCTGTATTTTCTTTGATTTTAAAACCCTTCTTTTTTTTAATTGAAACTTTTTTTTATTACAGTTTAAAAAAAACAGATACAATTGTAACAGTTTCTGAATATTGGAAAAAGCACTTTTTAGATAGAGGATATTCTAATGTTTATAAAATATATAATCCTTTTAATTTAGCTGATTTTAATGTCAGCTACCAAGAAGCTTTGGAGTTTAAAAAAAGATTTAATCTTGAGGGAAAACCAATAGTTTATATCGGAAACTGCCAAAAGGAAAAGGGAGCAATAGAGGTTTTTAAAGCATTAAAAGATTTAGATGTTTATCTGATTACTTCGGGAGAAAGGAGGGTTAAAATACCAACAGTGAATTTAAATATAGAATATAAAGATTATCTTCGGCTTCTTAAGGCATCTTCTATAGTAATAACAATGTCTAAATTTAAGGAAGGTTGGTGCAGAACTGCTCACGAAGCAATGTTGTGTAAAACGCCGGTAATAGGATCGGGATTAGGCGGAATGAAGGAATTGTTAGAAGGGGGCAAGCAGATAATTTGTAAAAACCGTCAAAATTTAGGAGAAAAAGTGAGGTATTTATTAAACCATCCCGAGATAAGAAAAAAAATGGGGAAAGATGGCTACAATTTCGCTAAAGAATTTAATTTAGAAAAATTTGAACAAGAATGGATGGAATTAATTAAAAAAATATTATGA
- a CDS encoding iron-containing alcohol dehydrogenase, whose translation MIIKSKIKNYTMELTDKVLEQKDLLKTDNIHQKYLYLIDDSVYKIYQKQLEPFIGKNNLVIIPATEDSKSFHSLAKIYRALINNEFRKKDTLVTFGGGVLQDISGFIASTIYRGVKWVFFPTTLLAQADSCIGSKTSINFDESKNLIGTFYPPDKIYIDINFLSTLKDDYFYSGVGEIIKFHLMADNKRYQLLRKFLATSDLKKSNILKKIIKSTLFIKKSYFEGDELDLGRRNLLNYGHCFGHALESASNFAVSHGQAVIVGMGFANLLSLKRGLMTKEKYDEFEEILEKYYPRFDISKISIGDIIYHLKRDKKRVGKDLTMILSQDIGKQFKFNDIKEKEIIETFNDFVKNYD comes from the coding sequence ATGATAATAAAATCTAAGATAAAAAATTATACAATGGAACTTACAGACAAGGTATTGGAGCAGAAAGATTTATTAAAAACAGATAATATTCATCAAAAATATTTATATTTAATTGATGATAGTGTTTATAAGATTTACCAAAAGCAACTTGAGCCTTTTATTGGTAAAAATAATTTAGTTATTATACCGGCTACTGAAGATTCTAAATCTTTTCATTCGCTAGCTAAAATTTACCGAGCGTTAATTAATAATGAATTTAGAAAAAAAGATACCTTAGTAACATTTGGGGGAGGGGTGCTTCAAGATATTAGCGGATTTATTGCTTCAACGATTTATCGAGGCGTGAAATGGGTATTTTTTCCAACTACCCTTTTAGCTCAGGCAGATAGTTGTATTGGTTCAAAGACCTCAATAAATTTCGATGAAAGTAAAAATTTAATCGGAACTTTTTATCCCCCGGATAAAATATATATAGATATTAATTTTCTCAGCACCTTAAAAGATGATTATTTTTATAGTGGGGTAGGTGAAATTATTAAATTTCACCTTATGGCTGATAATAAAAGATATCAATTATTGAGAAAATTTTTGGCTACTTCCGACCTCAAAAAATCAAATATCTTAAAAAAGATAATAAAATCTACTTTGTTTATAAAAAAATCGTACTTTGAAGGAGATGAACTTGATTTGGGTAGAAGAAACTTGTTAAATTATGGCCACTGTTTCGGACATGCCTTAGAATCAGCAAGTAATTTTGCTGTTTCTCATGGACAAGCCGTAATTGTGGGAATGGGATTTGCCAATCTTTTGTCTTTAAAAAGAGGCCTAATGACAAAAGAAAAATATGATGAATTTGAAGAAATTTTAGAGAAATATTATCCTCGCTTTGATATCTCAAAAATTAGTATAGGAGATATTATATATCATTTAAAACGTGATAAAAAAAGAGTTGGCAAGGATTTAACCATGATTCTCTCTCAAGATATTGGCAAACAATTTAAATTTAACGACATAAAAGAAAAAGAAATTATAGAAACCTTTAATGATTTTGTAAAAAATTATGACTGA
- a CDS encoding hydroxyacid dehydrogenase, protein MKIYFNTKAFDCLEEKKKLDLTEDVSQADILVLGAKPVDFSKASNVKAVYRFGVGRENIPDELLKKGIPQVFFPSEKAKEILYESTANFTVFLIFQMYYCPVTGDIDQWVKKTRNFFRKKNLLIIGLGNIGQRIAKKMELFMSVKTYDIKENKSEALKPLIESADIITLHIPLSKENENFIDAEKLSWMKNDAILINTSRGIIVDEEALYQKMQNSNLRAGFDVFWQEPYNGKLKVFGQSKFFMTPHSASQTIEFVKEGFRDILEIIKKYE, encoded by the coding sequence ATGAAAATTTATTTTAATACCAAAGCTTTTGATTGTCTTGAAGAAAAAAAGAAATTAGATTTAACCGAGGATGTTTCCCAAGCTGATATTCTTGTTTTGGGAGCTAAGCCAGTTGATTTCTCAAAAGCATCAAACGTAAAAGCTGTTTATCGTTTTGGAGTTGGCCGTGAAAATATCCCCGATGAATTGCTAAAAAAGGGTATTCCTCAGGTTTTTTTTCCGAGCGAGAAAGCAAAAGAAATCCTGTATGAATCGACAGCTAATTTCACTGTTTTTCTAATATTCCAAATGTATTATTGTCCAGTAACCGGAGACATTGACCAATGGGTTAAAAAAACCAGGAATTTTTTCAGAAAAAAGAATCTTTTAATAATAGGTTTAGGAAATATAGGACAAAGAATAGCAAAAAAAATGGAATTATTTATGAGTGTTAAAACCTACGATATTAAAGAGAATAAATCAGAAGCATTAAAACCTTTAATTGAATCAGCAGATATTATTACTTTGCATATTCCTTTGTCAAAAGAAAATGAAAATTTTATAGATGCTGAGAAACTTTCTTGGATGAAAAACGATGCTATTTTAATAAATACTTCAAGAGGAATTATTGTAGATGAAGAAGCGCTTTACCAGAAGATGCAAAATTCCAACCTTAGAGCAGGTTTTGATGTTTTTTGGCAAGAACCCTATAATGGAAAACTTAAAGTTTTTGGTCAATCAAAATTTTTTATGACCCCTCACAGCGCCAGTCAAACCATTGAGTTTGTCAAAGAGGGGTTTAGAGATATATTAGAAATTATTAAAAAGTATGAATAA
- a CDS encoding glycosyltransferase family 2 protein, whose protein sequence is MKDYPLVFIVMRNRNAFSLTSQCLRSLRQLTYPNYHILVVDDGSIDNSPKMLKKTFPYVTLIKNGKYLGYCKGLNLGIREALKNNAEYVFIVNNDTKDFSVNYLEEVVKTFNKDNKVGLVGSKVFNFDGKRIWGGENHRKFGVDMNTPTSGFVVKKEVFKKIGLLDEVLFRFFEDLDFIIRLRKADYKTAFVPTVSFAHLVGGTTTRLGFVYNYYRIRNIFWFLKKHSADSSLKCKIRSIRQLMQTHIYIVLRCCKHGKMKDLIKVVAFVFCGLIIGIFLPYRKKTKK, encoded by the coding sequence ATGAAAGATTATCCCTTGGTTTTTATCGTTATGAGAAATCGTAATGCATTCTCATTAACATCACAATGTCTTCGGTCGTTAAGACAATTAACATATCCCAACTATCATATTCTTGTTGTGGATGATGGTTCAATAGATAATTCCCCAAAAATGTTAAAAAAAACATTTCCATATGTAACGCTTATTAAAAATGGAAAATATTTGGGGTATTGCAAGGGATTAAATCTGGGAATACGCGAAGCTTTAAAAAATAATGCCGAATATGTATTTATTGTCAATAATGATACGAAAGATTTTTCTGTGAATTATTTGGAAGAAGTAGTAAAAACTTTTAATAAAGATAATAAAGTAGGTTTAGTAGGGTCTAAAGTTTTTAATTTTGATGGCAAAAGAATTTGGGGAGGAGAAAATCATAGAAAGTTTGGAGTAGATATGAATACACCAACAAGTGGTTTTGTTGTTAAAAAAGAGGTTTTTAAAAAAATTGGTTTATTGGACGAAGTTCTGTTTAGGTTTTTTGAGGACTTAGATTTTATTATTCGGCTCAGAAAAGCCGACTATAAAACGGCTTTCGTTCCTACGGTTAGCTTCGCCCACTTGGTGGGCGGGACGACCACAAGGCTTGGTTTTGTTTATAATTATTACCGCATTAGAAATATCTTTTGGTTTCTAAAAAAACATAGCGCTGATTCATCCTTAAAGTGCAAAATAAGGAGTATTCGGCAACTGATGCAAACACACATATATATCGTTCTCCGTTGCTGTAAGCATGGAAAAATGAAGGATTTGATAAAAGTGGTGGCATTTGTATTTTGCGGATTAATTATTGGTATATTTTTGCCATATAGAAAGAAAACAAAAAAATAA
- a CDS encoding radical SAM protein translates to MNFIPKTIKKIIPDPFKVFYIQMCDYLRRTNLGKRLPFKLVLIETTTYCNLKCKGCYRTTHDYPSKNKQMSLDDFKIYINQLPRADNLTLHGMGEPTINPALPEMVEYARKSGKFKRITFTTNALVHNPIIYDELFQRGLSDFSISVDSLDPQEVAKLRPSTDVELLIKNIKYLVDKYSDKIKFGILISKGNINTFHQTIKKLTDIGAKLITCGLFSDFGYPVLCLSSKEKKEFLERKKQIKIKGVKIISTGWFKPVTQPCRMVNQAVLVEVDGNLAPCCYKIDRGISFGNLKKTPFKKDIFLKKNNDLQRNITKGKYPSFCKSCLGNHIEFKLKKEKQ, encoded by the coding sequence ATGAATTTTATTCCAAAAACGATAAAAAAAATTATCCCTGATCCATTTAAGGTTTTCTATATCCAAATGTGTGATTATTTGAGAAGAACCAACTTAGGGAAAAGGCTTCCCTTTAAGTTAGTATTAATTGAAACCACAACTTATTGTAATCTAAAATGTAAAGGTTGCTACCGTACTACGCATGATTATCCTAGTAAAAATAAACAGATGTCATTAGATGATTTTAAAATATATATAAATCAGTTGCCACGCGCTGATAATTTAACACTGCATGGTATGGGAGAACCAACAATTAATCCTGCTTTACCCGAAATGGTTGAATATGCACGTAAGAGTGGTAAATTTAAGCGAATTACGTTTACAACAAATGCTTTGGTTCATAATCCTATTATCTATGATGAATTATTTCAAAGAGGATTAAGCGATTTTAGTATATCTGTAGACTCGTTGGATCCCCAAGAAGTTGCTAAATTAAGACCATCTACTGATGTGGAGCTTCTAATCAAGAATATTAAATATTTAGTTGATAAATATTCAGATAAGATTAAGTTTGGTATTCTCATAAGTAAAGGAAATATCAATACTTTTCATCAGACAATTAAAAAATTAACTGATATTGGCGCTAAGTTGATAACCTGCGGACTTTTTAGCGACTTTGGTTATCCGGTGTTGTGTCTATCTTCTAAGGAGAAGAAAGAATTTTTAGAACGGAAAAAACAGATTAAAATTAAAGGTGTCAAGATAATATCAACGGGATGGTTCAAACCTGTTACACAGCCATGTCGTATGGTTAACCAAGCTGTTCTTGTAGAGGTTGATGGAAATTTAGCTCCTTGCTGTTATAAAATAGATAGAGGCATATCTTTTGGAAACTTGAAGAAAACCCCGTTTAAAAAAGATATTTTCCTAAAGAAAAATAACGATTTGCAACGTAATATAACGAAAGGAAAATATCCATCTTTTTGTAAGAGTTGTTTGGGAAATCACATTGAATTTAAACTAAAAAAAGAAAAACAATGA
- a CDS encoding YhcH/YjgK/YiaL family protein, whose translation MIFDTINNLSKYKSIPNLDLIVDFIKDKNLLDLSESEIEIKGRNLFVKALRYFPKLAEERNFETHKIYTDVQIIVKGVEKIQITNKENLKEEIEDKKDREDFQLFTASGDISEIIAKESNFVVFFPGEPHKPSCVYQKLDKPIMKLIFKTTP comes from the coding sequence ATGATATTTGATACCATAAATAATCTAAGTAAATATAAATCAATACCCAACCTTGACCTTATTGTTGATTTTATTAAAGACAAAAATCTTTTAGATTTATCAGAAAGTGAAATTGAAATAAAAGGAAGAAATCTTTTTGTTAAAGCGCTTCGTTATTTCCCAAAACTTGCAGAAGAAAGAAACTTTGAAACCCATAAAATATACACCGATGTTCAAATTATAGTCAAAGGTGTGGAAAAAATACAAATTACAAATAAAGAGAATTTAAAAGAAGAGATTGAAGATAAAAAAGACCGAGAAGATTTTCAGCTTTTTACTGCCTCTGGTGATATCTCAGAGATTATTGCTAAAGAAAGTAATTTTGTTGTCTTTTTCCCGGGCGAACCCCATAAACCCAGCTGCGTTTACCAAAAATTAGACAAACCGATTATGAAATTAATCTTTAAAACAACTCCTTAA
- a CDS encoding 2,4-dihydroxyhept-2-ene-1,7-dioic acid aldolase codes for MGNNNEVYVGGWLTRPNNAITEVMAKSGYFDWLAIDIEHNPISINQVEDMIRIIQLSNVEAFVRLSENNPTLIKRVLDAGADGIIVPMVNSADDVKKAKDACFYPSRGKRGVGLSRAQNYNPSGLQKYIKDKEPKTKIIIQIEHIDAVKQINEIFSVKGVFGYFIGPYDLSASLGKPGDFKCKEVIEALKIVKQAGIKYQIRAGYHVIEPDPQEVLNKKKEGYKIIAVSTDMLFFLRGLELAFKNN; via the coding sequence ATGGGAAATAATAATGAAGTATATGTTGGGGGCTGGTTAACTCGGCCAAATAACGCAATTACAGAAGTTATGGCTAAAAGCGGGTATTTTGACTGGCTTGCTATAGATATAGAACACAACCCTATTTCAATTAACCAGGTAGAAGATATGATACGAATAATACAGCTTTCCAATGTAGAAGCTTTTGTTCGTTTATCAGAAAATAATCCTACCTTAATTAAACGAGTTCTGGATGCCGGGGCTGACGGTATTATAGTCCCCATGGTAAACTCAGCCGATGATGTTAAAAAAGCAAAGGATGCATGTTTTTATCCATCTCGAGGTAAACGAGGTGTGGGATTATCCCGTGCCCAGAATTATAACCCATCTGGTTTACAAAAATATATAAAGGATAAAGAACCAAAAACAAAAATCATAATACAAATTGAACATATTGATGCAGTAAAGCAAATTAATGAAATATTTTCTGTTAAAGGTGTCTTTGGTTACTTTATAGGACCATATGATTTATCCGCCTCTTTAGGTAAACCCGGAGATTTTAAATGCAAAGAAGTTATTGAAGCACTTAAAATTGTAAAGCAAGCAGGAATCAAATACCAGATTCGAGCAGGCTATCATGTTATTGAACCTGACCCTCAAGAAGTACTAAATAAGAAAAAAGAAGGTTATAAAATTATAGCTGTATCAACAGATATGTTATTCTTTTTAAGGGGTTTAGAATTGGCATTTAAAAACAATTAA
- a CDS encoding class I SAM-dependent methyltransferase — MQLNMPFQQPPKICPICQEGKLFKFVKDYRSKSGKFSLFECELCKIQFWTPFKNPGVDWYEKQDGFTARGILRYKIYRDYHKKFLKLYKNLPPNIKVLDLGCGISEFIAELQKRGCEVWGVDFDKNFIEIAKKNFNLKNVYAMSFDDFFQKQDIPQFDIITFFEVIEHLDNPLKFIQNAKKILKPGGKIILSTPERERLLVNSAHLDFPPHHLTRWNREAISNLFKKINFRMSYVEHIDQFGYLMSVINEKFRTGLVNKTAELSKGNNKKSVMVKLVHLGGSLKDYLIGGIPAIFLWFFSKLTKHENGTILIEFKK; from the coding sequence ATGCAACTAAATATGCCATTTCAACAACCACCTAAAATTTGTCCAATTTGCCAAGAAGGAAAACTATTTAAATTTGTTAAAGATTACCGGAGTAAATCTGGTAAGTTTTCCCTATTTGAGTGTGAATTATGTAAAATTCAATTTTGGACGCCATTTAAAAATCCGGGAGTCGACTGGTACGAGAAACAAGATGGTTTCACTGCTAGGGGCATTTTGAGGTATAAAATTTATAGAGATTATCATAAGAAATTTCTGAAATTATATAAAAATCTTCCACCAAATATAAAAGTTTTAGACCTTGGTTGCGGCATAAGTGAATTTATCGCTGAACTTCAGAAGAGAGGTTGTGAGGTGTGGGGAGTAGATTTTGATAAAAATTTCATCGAGATAGCCAAAAAAAACTTTAATTTGAAAAATGTCTATGCGATGTCTTTTGATGATTTCTTTCAAAAGCAAGATATTCCTCAATTTGATATCATTACTTTTTTTGAGGTCATTGAACACTTAGATAATCCTTTAAAATTTATTCAAAATGCCAAGAAGATACTGAAACCAGGCGGCAAAATTATTTTGAGTACTCCGGAAAGAGAAAGACTACTGGTCAACTCAGCTCATTTGGATTTCCCTCCCCATCATTTAACCAGGTGGAATCGAGAAGCCATTTCAAATTTATTTAAAAAAATTAATTTTAGAATGTCTTATGTTGAGCATATAGACCAGTTCGGTTATCTAATGTCGGTAATTAATGAAAAATTTAGAACAGGATTAGTAAATAAAACCGCTGAGTTATCAAAAGGTAATAACAAAAAGTCGGTGATGGTAAAATTAGTCCACCTTGGTGGTAGTCTAAAAGACTATCTTATTGGTGGAATCCCAGCTATTTTTTTATGGTTTTTTAGTAAATTGACAAAACACGAAAATGGAACTATATTAATTGAATTTAAAAAATGA